The Planococcus donghaensis genome contains a region encoding:
- a CDS encoding quinone oxidoreductase family protein has protein sequence MKAIKFEEFGGPEVLQLVEVEKPDFADTEVIVEVKAIGINYADTARREGKYVVQTELPYIPGSEVAGVIVASGKNVENFKAGDRVVALIGSAGYAEFAAVDESVLTKIPEGVGFDQAVALPLQGLSAYHILKTMGRIQKGETVLIHAAAGGVGAIAVQLARIFGAETIVATASTEEKLFHAQKMGATHLVNYTEEGWVDKVKNITGGRGVDLALEMVGGEVFNKTLKCLAPFGRIVVFGAASGEQSSFSPGQLMRKNQSVIGFFLPQIMRYPDLIHQSFNELLAYMKSGELVLTIGGVYPLEDAAKAHYSLQGRKTIGKLVLRP, from the coding sequence ATGAAAGCTATAAAATTCGAAGAGTTTGGTGGACCGGAAGTTTTGCAACTTGTGGAAGTTGAAAAACCAGATTTTGCTGATACAGAAGTTATTGTGGAAGTAAAAGCAATTGGGATCAATTATGCAGATACAGCTAGACGGGAAGGGAAGTATGTTGTTCAAACGGAATTGCCTTATATTCCAGGATCAGAAGTGGCAGGAGTAATAGTTGCGAGCGGAAAAAATGTAGAGAATTTTAAAGCAGGAGATCGGGTCGTGGCCTTAATCGGTTCTGCAGGATATGCGGAATTTGCTGCAGTCGATGAAAGTGTGTTGACCAAAATTCCAGAAGGAGTCGGGTTTGATCAAGCTGTCGCACTTCCGTTACAGGGGTTAAGTGCATACCATATATTAAAAACGATGGGACGGATTCAAAAAGGAGAGACGGTATTAATTCATGCTGCTGCAGGGGGAGTTGGGGCAATTGCCGTACAATTGGCTCGGATCTTTGGAGCGGAAACCATTGTTGCGACGGCTAGTACCGAAGAAAAGTTATTTCATGCACAGAAAATGGGGGCAACACATTTAGTAAACTACACAGAAGAAGGATGGGTCGACAAAGTCAAAAACATTACTGGTGGTCGAGGTGTGGACTTGGCACTGGAAATGGTCGGTGGGGAAGTATTTAATAAAACTTTAAAATGTTTGGCTCCGTTTGGCCGAATTGTGGTCTTCGGCGCTGCTAGTGGAGAACAATCTTCTTTTAGTCCAGGACAGTTAATGCGGAAAAATCAATCGGTTATTGGATTTTTCCTGCCACAAATTATGCGGTATCCCGACTTAATCCACCAAAGCTTTAACGAATTACTTGCTTATATGAAGAGTGGAGAGTTGGTTTTGACGATTGGTGGAGTTTATCCATTAGAGGATGCTGCGAAAGCACATTACTCATTACAAGGAAGAAAGACCATTGGGAAATTAGTGTTGAGACCGTGA
- a CDS encoding acyl-CoA dehydrogenase family protein, translating into MVETKTLAYTGAAFLYQASNNFFTPEDFTEEHRLIAKTAKRFLEKEVRPKNEEIEKQNFKVVQTLFEKAGELGLLGHSVPENYGGLGLDKISKGLVGESLGSAGSYGVAHSNHTCIATLPITYFGTSQQKETYLPKLASGEFIGAYCLTEPGAGSDALSGKTTAKLNEEQTHYILNGTKMFITNAEFADTFIVYAKVDGRAFTAFIVEKDHPGLSLGPEEQKMGIKGSSTRAVIFEDCKVPVENLLGDIGKGHVIALNVLNLGRYNLGSACMGAAKYALELTLNYTSERRQFGKAIADFSATQEKIAHMALRIYASESLQYRTAGYLESALGDLYASENHYDIAKQLMEYAVECAVCKVHGSETLDFVVDEAFQLHGGYGFIKEYKIEQLYRDSRINRIFEGTNEVNRLLIIGNLLKQTAKGKIPLQQLTASAVEELKAPKSIDDHVLSTELEAIHAIRRVFLFCIGICYETYNGELMEEQEILMGLADIGIALYSLESAVIRTAKALEPETKEQHIQKTLMAQAMTGDILLEVEMIARKILQAASAENQLAHNTAVVSSELSRLQKSGLGKVKRQIAKNLLESNQYIF; encoded by the coding sequence ATAGTGGAAACTAAAACTTTAGCCTATACAGGTGCAGCTTTTCTATATCAAGCATCTAATAACTTTTTCACGCCAGAAGATTTTACGGAAGAACACCGGTTGATTGCAAAAACAGCAAAACGTTTTTTAGAAAAAGAAGTGCGGCCAAAAAATGAGGAAATTGAAAAACAAAATTTCAAAGTAGTTCAAACTTTGTTTGAAAAAGCTGGAGAGCTAGGACTACTTGGTCATAGTGTGCCAGAGAATTATGGTGGACTTGGTCTCGATAAAATTAGTAAAGGATTAGTCGGAGAATCTCTTGGTTCAGCCGGGAGTTATGGAGTGGCGCATTCCAATCATACGTGTATAGCAACTTTGCCAATAACTTATTTTGGTACCTCGCAGCAAAAAGAAACGTATTTGCCAAAACTTGCTTCAGGAGAATTTATCGGAGCATATTGCCTGACAGAACCAGGTGCAGGTTCGGATGCTTTGTCCGGAAAGACAACAGCGAAACTTAACGAAGAACAGACTCATTACATATTAAATGGAACAAAAATGTTTATTACCAACGCGGAATTTGCAGATACATTCATTGTTTATGCAAAAGTAGACGGAAGGGCTTTTACAGCATTTATCGTTGAAAAAGACCATCCGGGTTTATCACTAGGTCCCGAAGAACAGAAAATGGGGATTAAAGGTTCCTCAACGCGCGCCGTGATTTTTGAAGACTGTAAAGTGCCGGTAGAAAACCTACTTGGTGATATTGGCAAAGGGCATGTCATTGCATTAAACGTTTTAAATTTAGGTCGCTATAATTTAGGGTCTGCCTGTATGGGGGCGGCAAAATATGCTTTGGAGCTTACATTAAACTACACGAGTGAGCGTCGTCAATTTGGCAAAGCGATTGCCGACTTTTCAGCAACACAAGAAAAAATAGCTCATATGGCTCTTCGAATTTACGCTTCCGAATCATTGCAATATCGAACAGCTGGCTATCTTGAAAGTGCATTAGGAGATCTATACGCTTCAGAAAATCATTATGACATTGCAAAGCAATTGATGGAATATGCAGTAGAGTGCGCGGTTTGCAAAGTACATGGTTCGGAAACGTTAGATTTTGTCGTGGATGAAGCATTTCAATTGCATGGTGGCTATGGGTTTATAAAAGAATACAAAATTGAACAACTGTATCGAGATTCACGGATCAATCGGATTTTTGAAGGAACTAACGAAGTAAACAGATTGCTTATCATTGGAAATTTACTGAAACAGACTGCTAAAGGGAAAATTCCATTGCAACAACTGACAGCATCCGCGGTGGAAGAATTGAAAGCACCAAAATCTATAGATGATCATGTTCTTTCCACAGAATTAGAAGCGATTCATGCAATTCGGCGAGTCTTTCTTTTTTGTATCGGAATTTGTTATGAAACCTATAATGGAGAGCTAATGGAGGAACAAGAAATTTTAATGGGATTAGCAGATATCGGCATCGCATTGTATTCTTTGGAATCTGCTGTAATAAGGACTGCAAAAGCGCTCGAACCTGAAACAAAAGAACAACATATACAAAAAACGTTAATGGCACAAGCAATGACCGGTGATATATTGCTCGAAGTGGAAATGATTGCGCGCAAAATACTGCAGGCTGCTTCTGCCGAAAATCAATTAGCGCACAATACGGCAGTTGTCTCAAGTGAATTGAGTCGATTACAAAAGAGTGGACTGGGTAAAGTGAAGCGACAAATCGCCAAAAACTTATTAGAGTCAAACCAATATATTTTTTAG
- a CDS encoding ketopantoate reductase family protein — MKILVVGAGAIGGYFGGRLLEKGEDVTFLVREQRKEKLQQTGLKIRSKNGDLQVTPKLLTKDDSSQPFDVILVSTKSYHLEQAIKDIQSFVGPETMILPLLNGIAHLELLIKAFGEKQVIGGLCFVETTLSEDGTIVQTSPINQLVYGERTGEKTERIEKLEQCFRGTKAEFVKSENINQDMWHKYLFITAMSGITAMMEAPIGPIRDLESGQRTIKAFLDELVTIMEKIEAPIQQGIAEIQLNRMNSMAPEMKSSMQRDIEKQQPTEFEHLQGYLLTQAKKVTVSVPILETIYTKLKLYEEKQKTSSNL, encoded by the coding sequence ATGAAAATTTTAGTAGTGGGTGCCGGTGCAATCGGTGGATATTTCGGAGGGCGGTTACTCGAAAAAGGAGAAGATGTTACTTTTTTAGTAAGAGAACAAAGAAAAGAAAAATTACAGCAAACCGGTTTGAAAATTAGGAGCAAAAATGGTGATCTTCAAGTGACGCCAAAGTTACTGACAAAAGACGATAGCAGTCAGCCATTTGATGTGATATTGGTTTCAACGAAATCGTATCATCTTGAACAGGCGATAAAGGATATTCAATCATTCGTTGGACCAGAAACGATGATTTTACCTTTGCTAAATGGAATTGCCCATCTGGAACTTTTGATTAAGGCATTTGGAGAGAAACAGGTAATCGGCGGGTTATGCTTTGTCGAAACAACACTATCGGAAGACGGGACAATCGTTCAAACGAGTCCGATTAATCAATTGGTTTATGGAGAACGTACGGGTGAAAAAACCGAACGTATTGAAAAGTTAGAACAATGCTTTAGGGGCACAAAAGCAGAGTTTGTAAAGAGTGAGAACATCAACCAGGACATGTGGCATAAATATTTGTTTATAACGGCTATGTCAGGCATTACTGCCATGATGGAGGCGCCCATAGGACCAATTAGAGACCTCGAATCGGGTCAGCGTACCATAAAAGCATTTCTAGACGAGCTAGTCACTATAATGGAGAAAATAGAGGCGCCCATTCAACAAGGAATTGCTGAAATTCAGTTAAACCGAATGAACAGCATGGCACCAGAAATGAAGTCGTCTATGCAGCGAGATATTGAAAAACAGCAGCCCACTGAATTCGAACATTTACAAGGTTATTTACTTACTCAAGCTAAAAAAGTGACCGTTTCTGTCCCGATTTTGGAAACGATTTATACAAAATTAAAGCTATATGAAGAGAAACAAAAAACCAGTAGTAACTTGTAA